A DNA window from bacterium contains the following coding sequences:
- a CDS encoding RtcB family protein: MKTKQELYIERLDAYRWRIPKEQYPGMRVPGIIYADDQLFTAMQTDQAPVQVSNVAHLPGIVTASYAMPDIHWGYGFPIGGVAATDLNEGVISPGGVGYDISCGIRLIRTNLTVAEVKSKIPNLVEALFHNVPCGVGRSGKIKLTQSDMDAIFRKGVRWAVEHGLGEAADIDVIEDSGCIPGADPEQVSKQARERGYDQLGTLGAGNHFLEIQEVEEIYDPIAARAFGLEVGLLTVMLHSGSRGLGHQVCTDFLQVMREASSKYQIKLPDSQLACAPISSPEGKRYLAAMAAAANFGMTNREVLTHLVRETFLRYFNISPRELGFELVYDLCHNIAKIEEHTVAGKKMTVCVHRKGATRAFPAGHPQIPARYSAVGQPVLVPGDMGRASYVLVGLPKAMEETFGSTCHGAGRAMSREAAKRFTAGRALKRELEDKGIVVRSVGRWTLAEETPEAYKDVSRVVEVVHQAGLSSKVAKLRPIGVVKG, translated from the coding sequence ATGAAAACAAAACAAGAACTGTATATTGAACGATTAGATGCGTATCGGTGGCGTATACCTAAAGAACAATATCCGGGTATGCGGGTTCCCGGAATAATTTATGCTGATGACCAATTATTCACAGCGATGCAAACAGACCAAGCTCCGGTCCAAGTTTCAAATGTCGCTCATTTACCTGGAATAGTTACCGCATCTTATGCAATGCCTGATATCCATTGGGGATATGGATTTCCTATTGGCGGGGTTGCAGCAACGGATTTAAATGAAGGGGTTATTTCTCCTGGTGGAGTTGGTTATGATATTTCCTGTGGGATTCGGTTAATTCGAACCAATTTGACAGTAGCAGAGGTTAAATCAAAAATACCGAATTTGGTTGAAGCGCTGTTCCACAATGTTCCTTGTGGGGTAGGTCGTTCTGGGAAAATTAAGTTAACCCAATCTGATATGGATGCAATATTTAGAAAAGGTGTGCGCTGGGCAGTAGAACATGGGTTAGGTGAAGCTGCGGATATTGACGTGATTGAAGATTCCGGTTGTATTCCTGGCGCTGATCCGGAACAAGTTAGTAAACAAGCGCGAGAACGCGGATATGACCAACTTGGTACCTTAGGAGCAGGAAACCATTTTCTTGAAATTCAAGAGGTTGAAGAGATTTATGATCCGATTGCGGCCCGTGCATTTGGTCTTGAAGTCGGGTTGCTAACTGTGATGTTACATTCTGGTTCTCGTGGGCTCGGGCATCAGGTATGTACTGATTTTCTTCAGGTCATGCGGGAAGCATCGAGTAAATATCAAATCAAATTACCGGATTCGCAACTCGCGTGTGCTCCGATTTCATCTCCGGAAGGAAAAAGATATTTAGCTGCAATGGCAGCAGCAGCAAATTTTGGGATGACCAACCGAGAGGTATTAACTCATTTAGTTCGAGAAACTTTTTTACGGTATTTTAATATATCCCCGCGGGAATTAGGGTTTGAATTAGTCTACGATCTCTGCCATAACATTGCGAAAATTGAAGAACATACTGTTGCCGGCAAAAAAATGACGGTTTGTGTACATCGAAAAGGAGCAACGCGAGCATTTCCTGCTGGTCATCCACAGATTCCGGCTCGATATTCGGCAGTAGGTCAACCCGTGCTGGTTCCAGGAGATATGGGTCGGGCATCGTATGTTTTAGTTGGACTACCGAAAGCGATGGAGGAAACGTTCGGGTCAACGTGCCATGGAGCCGGCCGCGCCATGAGTCGAGAAGCAGCAAAACGGTTTACTGCTGGTCGCGCATTAAAACGCGAACTCGAAGATAAAGGAATCGTGGTTCGTAGTGTTGGCCGATGGACTCTCGCTGAAGAAACACCAGAAGCATATAAAGATGTTTCGCGAGTAGTCGAGGTTGTTCATCAAGCGGGATTAAGTAGTAAAGTCGCAAAATTACGACCAATTGGCGTCGTGAAAGGATAA
- the metG gene encoding methionine--tRNA ligase subunit beta, whose product MITYDDFMKLDIRVGKVVAAEKVAGADKLLLLKIDLGNEIRQVVAGIAQQYTPDQLIGKDMVLLANLEPRTIRGVESNGMILAATVNGAPVILTTEKPVPPGSTVK is encoded by the coding sequence ATGATAACCTATGATGATTTTATGAAACTTGATATTCGGGTTGGGAAAGTGGTGGCTGCGGAAAAAGTTGCCGGGGCAGATAAATTATTATTGCTGAAAATTGATTTAGGTAATGAAATCCGTCAAGTAGTTGCCGGAATTGCGCAACAATATACACCGGACCAACTCATAGGAAAAGATATGGTTCTGTTAGCCAACCTTGAACCGCGCACGATTCGCGGAGTCGAATCGAACGGTATGATTCTCGCTGCAACTGTTAACGGTGCGCCAGTCATTTTAACTACAGAAAAACCTGTACCTCCGGGGTCAACGGTTAAATAA
- a CDS encoding radical SAM protein, producing MLNFFKKNKITLPQYLNLLPSYYCNARCVICNIWQKNPQTLQRKSEELSIEFYNRLFADPWLREIKHITISGGEPFLYPQLVELVKLIPNHIVVAIATNATVPLSIVTPKLYEFVHRDKLYLQISLDGSESVHNQLRGLPNAYQTAMEYIALLKQLSIRFYFSTVINTKNYAELEQIYLLAKQFDTFVQFNPIHPGDYYHHPKLTELSNWSEPQIQCIEEQLNRIVPDLIQREKIYPDEIRFYRQLPNYLRSKNIDYPKCYAGSIAFYLDPYGSIYPCPVFWREMGNIKTDNPIKVWKSGQAEKVRREIARFTCGKCWHICQMPLNLWLREQSLSQSQNKPLSAITQRNQHTQ from the coding sequence ATGCTAAATTTTTTTAAAAAAAACAAAATTACCTTGCCCCAATATCTAAACTTATTACCGTCGTATTACTGCAATGCTCGATGCGTAATCTGCAATATCTGGCAAAAGAATCCGCAAACGTTACAGCGAAAATCAGAAGAATTATCTATCGAGTTCTATAACCGATTATTTGCTGATCCGTGGTTACGAGAGATTAAGCATATAACCATCAGCGGGGGAGAACCATTTTTATATCCGCAACTGGTTGAGCTTGTTAAACTGATTCCAAACCATATCGTTGTGGCAATCGCTACCAACGCAACCGTTCCTTTGTCTATCGTTACCCCCAAGCTCTATGAGTTCGTTCACCGAGATAAATTATATCTCCAGATTTCGTTAGATGGCTCGGAATCGGTGCATAACCAACTTCGCGGGTTACCGAATGCATATCAAACCGCCATGGAATATATCGCACTCCTGAAACAATTAAGTATCCGATTCTATTTTTCTACCGTTATTAATACCAAGAATTATGCGGAGTTGGAACAAATATACTTGTTGGCAAAACAATTTGATACGTTCGTTCAATTCAATCCGATTCATCCCGGAGATTATTACCATCATCCGAAATTGACCGAATTATCGAATTGGTCAGAACCGCAGATTCAATGCATTGAAGAGCAACTAAACCGGATTGTTCCGGATTTAATCCAACGGGAGAAAATATATCCAGATGAAATAAGGTTCTATCGCCAACTACCGAATTATTTAAGAAGCAAGAACATCGATTATCCAAAATGTTATGCTGGGAGTATAGCGTTCTATTTAGACCCGTATGGTTCGATTTACCCTTGTCCAGTTTTCTGGAGAGAGATGGGAAATATTAAAACTGATAATCCGATTAAGGTCTGGAAAAGCGGACAAGCGGAAAAAGTTCGGCGAGAAATTGCGCGATTCACCTGCGGAAAGTGCTGGCATATTTGCCAGATGCCACTCAACTTATGGTTACGTGAACAATCTCTATCCCAAAGTCAAAATAAGCCATTATCCGCAATTACACAAAGAAATCAACACACGCAATAA